The Deltaproteobacteria bacterium genome has a segment encoding these proteins:
- a CDS encoding TolC family protein, producing MPSLADGRHSMVAVLFAFALAAPSPLRLAELLREAREKNPDLKAAEARTQAARESVSPAGALDDPMLMVQLWNAPVDFSSIPVMVQLTQPIPLGGKRAARTDAARADASMAEAELAGKRREIETQVASAYFDLFLAERTLEVDDELEGLLKVLLQSSEARVSTGKGEQVELLRAQGSLVQLKSDRETAVDHRRSAWSRLASLLDRDLAAPTGTTTQPGMLTSLPEVSELQQRALRERPELAAARAQIAAAEAQARLAKASTVPDLGVFAAEMHVFRNPGGPSNFLFAGVQVNLPIFSGGKNRPRIASAQALVIAAQEATHALRNRVASEIAETYAHLLAEQHQIDLHHQLIPIARQTVESAQSSYAAGRTAFVMVLDSARELRMHELDLATHFAMYEQRLAELQRAVGADLGLERSAEAGHEERH from the coding sequence AGAATCCCGATCTGAAGGCCGCAGAGGCGCGCACGCAGGCTGCGAGAGAGAGCGTTTCGCCGGCCGGGGCTCTCGATGACCCGATGCTGATGGTGCAGCTCTGGAACGCGCCGGTGGATTTCTCTTCCATCCCGGTCATGGTCCAGCTCACGCAACCGATTCCGCTCGGTGGAAAAAGAGCCGCGCGTACCGATGCCGCCCGCGCCGACGCTTCGATGGCGGAGGCCGAGCTGGCCGGCAAACGGCGGGAGATCGAAACGCAGGTTGCCTCCGCTTACTTCGATCTGTTCCTCGCCGAGCGGACGCTGGAAGTGGACGACGAGCTGGAGGGCCTCCTGAAGGTGCTCTTGCAGTCGTCGGAGGCGCGCGTCTCGACCGGCAAGGGCGAGCAGGTGGAGCTCTTGCGCGCGCAAGGTTCGCTCGTCCAGCTCAAATCGGATCGGGAGACCGCAGTCGATCACCGCCGATCCGCGTGGTCGCGGCTGGCGTCCTTGCTTGACCGCGATCTGGCCGCGCCCACCGGAACGACCACGCAGCCCGGAATGCTGACGTCACTGCCGGAGGTGAGCGAATTGCAGCAGCGCGCATTGCGCGAGCGGCCGGAGCTCGCCGCCGCCCGCGCGCAGATCGCAGCGGCCGAGGCCCAGGCGCGGCTGGCCAAGGCCTCCACGGTACCTGACCTGGGCGTCTTCGCGGCCGAGATGCACGTATTCAGGAACCCTGGCGGCCCGTCGAATTTTCTCTTCGCGGGCGTGCAAGTAAACCTCCCGATCTTCAGCGGCGGCAAGAACCGCCCGCGCATCGCCTCCGCACAGGCCCTGGTCATCGCGGCGCAGGAGGCAACGCATGCGCTGCGCAACCGCGTAGCCTCGGAGATCGCCGAGACGTACGCACACCTGCTCGCGGAGCAGCATCAGATCGACCTGCACCACCAGCTCATTCCGATCGCGCGCCAGACGGTCGAGAGCGCGCAATCGAGCTACGCCGCGGGGCGCACGGCCTTCGTCATGGTCCTCGACAGCGCGCGCGAGCTGCGCATGCACGAGCTAGATCTGGCGACGCACTTCGCGATGTACGAACAGCGCCTCGCCGAACTGCAGCGGGCGGTCGGGGCGGATCTGGGACTCGAGCGATCAGCGGAGGCAGGCCATGAAGAGCGTCATTAG
- a CDS encoding efflux RND transporter periplasmic adaptor subunit has product MKSVISIAALVLLGACAKKDGSGALHAGDMLVRVQLDPDPPVAGDNVLWIELMDAQGKGIDGAQIGFIYDMAAMGAMPEMKGGGDVKAKGGGRYGITYPLSMLGDWTLTLGIDAPGHSHTELRLKVSPPHKGYTVETRGAMPAREGGAQTIELAPERQQLIGVVYARVERRPLTITLRATGRVEVDETQVSEVVLKYDAYVEQLFVDQTGQPVKKGDPLLTLYSPELLSAERDYLVALRTPGVPGSEQLVRAAEERLKLWNLGEAQIARLRKRGTAEPRVVIRSPADGTVLEKSVVAGTRAMAGNVLYRIGNLGRIWVVADLFESDAPYMEPGLPATLALPFAGGHSLKGTVQFVYPTVDEKTRSVRARLVFPNARLSLKPGMFADVKIEVPLGSRLSVPDDALLASGEHRYAFVKRGEGELQAREVKVGALGDYDEVLAGLSEGEEVATQATFLLSSEAQLRSALPRWNNP; this is encoded by the coding sequence ATGAAGAGCGTCATTAGCATCGCGGCGCTGGTCCTTCTCGGTGCCTGCGCGAAGAAGGACGGTTCGGGTGCGCTGCACGCCGGTGACATGCTGGTGCGTGTCCAGCTCGATCCCGACCCGCCGGTGGCCGGCGACAACGTCCTGTGGATCGAGCTGATGGATGCGCAGGGCAAGGGCATCGACGGCGCACAAATCGGGTTCATCTACGACATGGCCGCGATGGGCGCCATGCCCGAGATGAAAGGCGGCGGCGACGTCAAGGCGAAGGGCGGCGGAAGGTACGGGATCACGTATCCGCTCTCGATGTTGGGCGACTGGACACTCACCCTCGGAATCGACGCTCCCGGACACTCTCACACCGAGTTGCGTCTGAAGGTATCGCCGCCGCACAAGGGCTACACGGTCGAGACGCGCGGGGCGATGCCGGCGCGCGAAGGCGGGGCGCAGACCATCGAGCTCGCACCTGAGCGGCAGCAGCTGATCGGCGTTGTCTACGCCCGGGTCGAGCGAAGACCGTTGACCATCACCCTGAGGGCGACCGGCCGCGTCGAGGTGGACGAGACGCAGGTCAGCGAGGTGGTGCTCAAGTACGACGCGTACGTCGAACAGCTGTTCGTGGACCAGACCGGGCAGCCGGTAAAGAAGGGTGACCCGCTGCTCACCCTGTACAGCCCCGAGTTGCTCTCGGCGGAGCGGGATTATCTCGTCGCGCTCCGTACCCCCGGCGTCCCGGGGAGCGAGCAGCTGGTCCGGGCGGCCGAGGAGCGTCTCAAGCTGTGGAACCTCGGTGAGGCGCAAATCGCGCGGCTGCGCAAGCGAGGCACCGCGGAGCCGCGCGTCGTCATCCGCAGTCCCGCCGACGGAACCGTGCTGGAGAAGAGCGTCGTCGCCGGAACAAGGGCGATGGCCGGGAACGTGCTTTATCGAATCGGAAATCTGGGACGGATCTGGGTCGTAGCGGACCTGTTCGAATCGGATGCTCCATATATGGAGCCGGGTCTCCCCGCGACGCTGGCGCTACCGTTCGCGGGCGGCCATTCGCTGAAAGGCACTGTCCAGTTCGTGTATCCGACCGTCGATGAAAAAACGCGATCGGTCAGGGCGCGACTGGTCTTTCCCAACGCGCGGCTCTCGCTCAAGCCGGGGATGTTCGCCGACGTGAAAATCGAGGTGCCGCTGGGCTCCCGGCTTTCAGTCCCCGACGATGCCCTTCTCGCGTCCGGCGAACACCGCTACGCATTCGTGAAGCGCGGTGAAGGAGAGCTGCAGGCCAGGGAAGTCAAGGTCGGCGCGCTCGGCGATTACGACGAGGTCCTCGCTGGCCTCAGCGAGGGCGAGGAGGTCGCGACACAGGCAACGTTTCTCTTGTCGAGCGAGGCGCAGCTACGCAGTGCCCTTCCGCGCTGGAACAATCCGTGA